The genomic segment gttattaaaaaaaatattgacccCTATAAGAGTAATTCCTAACTCCGCCTGGTCGTCCCCGTCAACTTTTTCAGCAGCTCCTCCCTTGCGTTGATCAACCAAAGCTtagagaatgtttttttttttttagtataattttaacTAAAGGAGCAAATGGATCGATTAGCTCTCTTTTTATAGCCAAAAGAGATGTTCGCTCATTGGTCGCTTTTGCCCTTCGCATGCATCACCACGTGGTGCAGGAGAGTTGCTTCACAATGTCACCATAAGCGCTGAGACACGCGTCCAAAACTCCCACAACAAATCGGGAGCTTTGGTCACTAaatctcccttctctctctttcgtcCGTTCGTTGGTGTAAAAGTGGCAGCTGGTCGGGAAATTGAAGAATCTAGGTTCCGCGTACACGAGCTCACATTCCATCCGTCACTTCTCTTCACGTTGTTTATTCTCTGCCGTCTGTTTACCTGCCCCTCTCTCTTCTTAACGGCCTAAATTCTTTCTTTAGCCTTGTTTAACTTTCTTGTGTTATGACCACATTTTTGCTTAAGCTTTTTAATCTCTTCAAGATCTCTTCCTCCTTTCCTCGATCATGGGccaatatttttcttcttcttttctcacgtaccatttaatttctttctcatgtaccatttaattttctttcttcttttctttatttaccaCCACGATCCCGCCGTCGCACCCGATGGTATAATTATTGTGTATGTATTTGTACATATTATAATGGTACGAGCAGTTAAAACATTCacgaatttgtttttttttttttcttctaaaagagTCAGATGTAGTAACTTGGTAGTACTAGTATATCTTAATCTtccattatataattttttggcGTGAGATTTGGAATGATAGCATAACATAATTCAACAAAAGCAAGACACATTTTACAATTTATAATCTCACCAGGTCAGCATGTGACAACAAACTGTGTAAATGAATTACGGATTGCATATGATTTATTTTCCAGAATTCTTCGATGTAATGGAATAAACACTTTTAGCATAAACAGGTCGAGAGGTAGCTAATAGCGAAAAGATGGTCCATATACGATTGATTGTTTTGATTAAAGGATTCTATATGCACCTTGGGAATTTAGCAAGTAGGGTTGCTCACTTCACTTTATATCTAACGTTTAATCAAATCTAAATACACATATTGGACCCAAgctcatatattatataaactttctTATGAGAAATTAGTCTTATGCATATGATTTGCACATGCCACATTGTATGCATGTTATGTGAACTTACGTatactaaaatatacaaattcttaaaatttctattatattttattttatgattcaCAAATCAATACATTGTAAAAGATACAACAACTATGTTATTAGAATGCTAATGATTTAATAAATAGTAAACTTTCCCATCAAAATCCACAGCGTAACCAGAAGGTTTGAAGTACAAAAGAGACTTAGTTGTTTGGTCTCCAGAAGGATTTTGCTTCgattgagaaaaagagagagagtcgtGTTTGAAGTTTAGTTTTAAAGACAAATATGTACACTGTCACTTACATGaggaaaaaacagaaacaaaaacaaaaatctaaaacaaacgtaaaaaaagaaaaaaaaaagaaaaaaaaaaaaagtacacacGAGGGAGCCATGAGGTATAATCCAAACGTCACAAAAGTCCTTCAGTAGTTATTCAcaatctcatttttttctcatgtTTTTGTTCGTTACACCTTCGTCTCTCTTACGCACACAAAGTTTCAAGTTcctaattagaaaaataaataaaacacttCCAAAAGCCTACTTTGAAAGTAGAAACCTCTCTGACCTCTGTCCCCATAAACCCTCTTTTCCCACAAGAGGCTCCAAAAAAACGAGCCATTTTCCTAGCCTAAGGGGAGATgtggttttcttttatttttgttcttcccTCGCAACAGAACAAGACAGTTCCGAAAGACCATTTAGtgtagagaagagaaagaattaGTTGGAGTGATTATCGGATTTGGATATCGTTGTTTCAACTTCCGTTAACATCATCCGTAGTTGGTTCCCTGGTGTCATTTTCTTCACTTCCTCCTTTGACCATATGAATATTCTTTTCACCATGTTGCAGAACTCGCTGCATCACAAAGTTAAGCCAAcatatatatgagttttgtgCAGTTATTCTATTGAATAAGATATAAAAGGTGTTAACACTTACGGCCATGGGTCATCACCAACAAGCATCATATCTCCCTCATCGTCTGTGAACACTATTTCCCATTGATTGCGACTCTGCAGTTCCCCTTTTATGTCAAACAGCTTCTCAAGGTCGTCTATGAGCTCATTGTATCCATTTAGTGCTGTTAAATCCACAGCCCTGCCCACGGGTACGCCTTGCATCTGCACCTGTTCAGCAATCACGGAATCAGGGTCATGTTTTAAATCCACAGACATTATATACACTTCTCATGGCCTTGTAGGCATATATAAATCTAGATCATGTAAACAGAGACGTATGCTCTTATATGTTCATTACATACCTTGGTACGGCTTCTTGTAGAACTGATTTGCTTGCTCTGGACCTCTTTCGGTGATGTCTGCGGAGGTTCCTGCTTTTTCTCTTCTGATACTTTTGAAATCTCGGATTTTGGGTCTGAGTTACTGTCCGGAGTCGATTTAGTTATGTTGATTGGTCGCATGGGTGCAGTTTTCTCCTCGGAAGCCGCTAGAGAAGAACTCATCAGATCAATTCCAAATAATCTATAATTAGCGGTTGTCTCGGGTTTCTTCTGCTCGACTGGGGAAACCATTTGGTCGTTCAGTGTTGAGTCCTTTGATAAATTTGACACAGAGTAAGAGTTATTTAGCCAGTCAGATTTCTTAGCATCCTCAGTTGAATCACGGTAACATTGCTGAGAAGAACTCCTCTGTGAGGTGAGGCACGATTGTGCAAACTCATGGGATTGCCAAAGGTTTGAAGCTGTTATGCCTACATCTAAAGACAAACATGGTCAGTGAGATATGTAAAAAGTAAACTTGAGCTATGTACTAGCAAGATTAACTGCCTTAGATTGTGTCTCACCAAGAGCAGATACTTCACTAGCTTGACGGGGCCTTTTTTTCATTAACATAACTGACTGGGGAACACTTTCTGAAGTTGCAAACGGCTCGATTTCCCAAGGTGAAACCTTATCGGGTCTTGGAATCGATGCTGGCTCATCCCAATGAACCTACACAAACATGTAGCAGACTGTTTGAGTTTTCACACGTaagagagattaaaagaagaattTGTAAAAGTGGAAGGAATTTTACTTCTAGGCATCGCCATTTTGAGTCTTTCCAGTGAGGGGAGCAGTCTTTAACACCAATAACCGTGCCAGAATATCTTTGTAAAGAAACAGATGTGTTAGAGAACAGTTAGAGAACAGTTTTGGGGACAAAGAATTTGCAGGGTACATAAC from the Camelina sativa cultivar DH55 chromosome 12, Cs, whole genome shotgun sequence genome contains:
- the LOC104731066 gene encoding auxin response factor 9 isoform X2, with product MTNHGGEGLYDELWKLCAGPLVDVPQAGERVYYFPQGHMEQLEASTQQDLNTRKPLFLLPPKILCNVMNVRLQAEKDTDEVYAQITLIPVGTKVDEPMSPDPSPPETQKPKVHSFSKVLTASDTSTHGGFSVLRKHATECLPPLDMTQQTPTQELVAEDVHGYQWKFKHIFRGQPRRHLLTTGWSTFVTSKRLVAGDTFVFLRGENGELRVGVRRANRQQSSMPSSVISSHSMHLGVLATACHATQAKTMFIVYYKPRTSQFIISLNKYLEAMNNKFSVGMRFKMRFEGEDSPERRYSGTVIGVKDCSPHWKDSKWRCLEVHWDEPASIPRPDKVSPWEIEPFATSESVPQSVMLMKKRPRQASEVSALGITASNLWQSHEFAQSCLTSQRSSSQQCYRDSTEDAKKSDWLNNSYSVSNLSKDSTLNDQMVSPVEQKKPETTANYRLFGIDLMSSSLAASEEKTAPMRPINITKSTPDSNSDPKSEISKVSEEKKQEPPQTSPKEVQSKQISSTRSRTKVQMQGVPVGRAVDLTALNGYNELIDDLEKLFDIKGELQSRNQWEIVFTDDEGDMMLVGDDPWPEFCNMVKRIFIWSKEEVKKMTPGNQLRMMLTEVETTISKSDNHSN
- the LOC104731066 gene encoding auxin response factor 9 isoform X1 — encoded protein: MTNHGGEGLYDELWKLCAGPLVDVPQAGERVYYFPQGHMEQLEASTQQDLNTRKPLFLLPPKILCNVMNVRLQAEKDTDEVYAQITLIPVGTKVDEPMSPDPSPPETQKPKVHSFSKVLTASDTSTHGGFSVLRKHATECLPPLDMTQQTPTQELVAEDVHGYQWKFKHIFRGQPRRHLLTTGWSTFVTSKRLVAGDTFVFLRGENGELRVGVRRANRQQSSMPSSVISSHSMHLGVLATACHATQAKTMFIVYYKPRTSQFIISLNKYLEAMNNKFSVGMRFKMRFEGEDSPERRYSGTVIGVKDCSPHWKDSKWRCLEVHWDEPASIPRPDKVSPWEIEPFATSESVPQSVMLMKKRPRQASEVSALDVGITASNLWQSHEFAQSCLTSQRSSSQQCYRDSTEDAKKSDWLNNSYSVSNLSKDSTLNDQMVSPVEQKKPETTANYRLFGIDLMSSSLAASEEKTAPMRPINITKSTPDSNSDPKSEISKVSEEKKQEPPQTSPKEVQSKQISSTRSRTKVQMQGVPVGRAVDLTALNGYNELIDDLEKLFDIKGELQSRNQWEIVFTDDEGDMMLVGDDPWPEFCNMVKRIFIWSKEEVKKMTPGNQLRMMLTEVETTISKSDNHSN